TCTCAGtttttgctaaattgaaatgTCACAGGCTCTTGAGAAGAAAGATGCAAtttgaaatataaaataaattttgccTGGTCAGATGTCAAGAATTTCATAGATAGGATCATCTTCTTTTTCTAACTATCTTTGGCTTATTTAGGATCTACATTGTTTTTTAGCAAAATTTTCTATACATCCTTTAACTCGTTTTAACTGTATTTTAAGGCACTCAAGAGGAAGCAGCTATGGCATATGACTTGGCAGCCTTAGAGTACAGAGGCTCTAGTGCAGTAACCAACTTTGATATAAGTAGATATGCTGACAAGCTGAAGACACTCCAGAAAATGCATACAGAAAATCCTGAATCCTCCACTGAAAAACAAGTGGATGAACAGGAAGACCATGAAGAACAAGTACAAGAGGAAAAACTTGTGGCTGAGCTAAACGTTCCAAATATAGCTACTACTAAGTCTGAGTCACAAGACAACCTTGGACAACATTTGCAACAGAAAAAACCTGTGGCTGAACCAACAGTTTCAAACGTAGCTGCTACTGAGCCAGAACAAATTGTCATGATGGACCCTGCTGATGAGCATGAGGATCATTGGAACCTATGCTTGGATACTGCACTCAATTCACTTCCAGTTTCGGACATAACCTTCGAGAAAACTGCAGAATTACCAAACTTGTTCACTGATGCAGGGTTTGAGGCTAGcattgactttatttttgatgCTCCATTTGATATAGATGAGTTTATTGAGGAAGATGCAGCAGGCAGCCCAGCATTTGAAATTGACGTCGATTCATTCCTAAGGGGGGAGGAGAAAGAGCCAGAAGCAACCACTTCTCCTTctcaatcatcatcatcaacaaTCACATCTGTTGGTAGCAACATCTAAGCTGCTT
This DNA window, taken from Coffea arabica cultivar ET-39 unplaced genomic scaffold, Coffea Arabica ET-39 HiFi ptg000070l, whole genome shotgun sequence, encodes the following:
- the LOC113722471 gene encoding AP2-like ethylene-responsive transcription factor At1g79700, with product MSNGSLLSPWSLLNLSQEGQEEIQISADASSSPIAARRSSIYRGVTRHRWTGRFEAHLWDKTTWNAIQTKKGRQIYLGAYDNEEAAARTYDLAALKYWGPGTILNFPLENYSEELEEMEKLTKEEYLTTLRRRSSGFSRGVSKYRGVARHHHNGRWEARIGRVFGNKYLYLGTYGTQEEAAMAYDLAALEYRGSSAVTNFDISRYADKLKTLQKMHTENPESSTEKQVDEQEDHEEQVQEEKLVAELNVPNIATTKSESQDNLGQHLQQKKPVAEPTVSNVAATEPEQIVMMDPADEHEDHWNLCLDTALNSLPVSDITFEKTAELPNLFTDAGFEASIDFIFDAPFDIDEFIEEDAAGSPAFEIDVDSFLRGEEKEPEATTSPSQSSSSTITSVGSNI